One genomic window of Canis aureus isolate CA01 chromosome 15, VMU_Caureus_v.1.0, whole genome shotgun sequence includes the following:
- the CDK5 gene encoding cyclin-dependent kinase 5, with protein sequence MQKYEKLEKIGEGTYGTVFKAKNRETHEIVALKRVRLDDDDEGVPSSALREICLLKELKHKNIVRLHDVLHSDKKLTLVFEFCDQDLKKYFDSCNGDLDPEIVKSFLFQLLKGLGFCHSRNVLHRDLKPQNLLINRNGELKLADFGLARAFGIPVRCYSAEVVTLWYRPPDVLFGAKLYSTSIDMWSAGCIFAELANAGRPLFPGNDVDDQLKRIFRLLGTPTEEQWPAMTKLPDYKPYPMYPATTSLVNVVPKLNATGRDLLQNLLKCNPVQRISAEEALQHPYFSDFCPP encoded by the exons ATGCAGAAATACGAGAAACTCGAGAAGATTGGGGAAG GCACCTACGGGACAGTATTCAAGGCCAAAAACCGGGAGACCCATGAGATCGTGGCTCTGAAACGGGTGAGGCTGGATGACGATGATGAG GGAGTGCCGAGCTCAGCCCTTCGGGAAATCTGCCTACTCAAAGAGCTGAAGCACAAGAACATCGTCAG GCTTCATGACGTCCTGCATAGTGACAAGAAGCTGACTTTGGTTTTTGAGTTCTGTGACCAG GACCTTAAGAAGTATTTTGACAGCTGTAATGGTGACCTGGATCCTGAAATTGTGAAG tCATTCCTCTTTCAGCTGCTGAAAGGCCTGGGATTCTGTCACAGTCGCAACGTGCTGCATAGAGACCTGAAGCCCCAGAACCTGCTAATAAACAGG AATGGGGAGCTGAAGTTGGCTGATTTTGGCTTGGCTCGAGCCTTTGGGATCCCTGTTCGCTGTTACTCAGCCGAG GTGGTCACGCTGTGGTACCGCCCACCAGATGTCCTCTTCGGGGCCAAGCTGTACTCCACATCCATCGACATGTGGTCAGCTGGCTGCATCTTCGCAG AGCTGGCCAACGCAGGGCGGCCTCTTTTCCCCGGCAACGACGTAGATGACCAATTGAAGAGGATCTTCCG GCTTCTGGGGACACCGACCGAGGAGCAGTGGCCTGCCATGACCAAGCTGCCAGACTATAAG ccCTACCCAATGTACCCGGCCACAACATCCCTGGTGAATGTCGTACCCAAGCTCAATGCCACGGGACGGGACCTGCTGCAG AACCTCCTGAAGTGTAACCCCGTCCAGCGCATCTCAGCAGAAGAGGCCCTGCAGCACCCCTACTTCTCTGACTTCTGCCCTCCGTAG
- the ASIC3 gene encoding acid-sensing ion channel 3 isoform X2, whose protein sequence is MAWPGAPGTFPAPQTALRGPRPPCCCNPILCGSSGSAEQLPAERALLPTSAAPYRGSPAEHPPGPVASAEPSRAPAPLLPETVVPTLLLQCFSTSCPEPQASAMKPHPRPEEARRPASDIRVFASSCTLHGLGHIFGPGGLTPRRGLWAAAVLLSLATFLYQVAERVRYYGEFHHETALDEHESHRLTFPAITLCNINPLRRSRLTPNDLHWAGPALLGVEPAEHAAFLRALGRSPAPPGFMPSPTFDMARLYARAGHSLEDMLLDCRYRGWPCGPENFTVIFTRMGQCYTFNSGADGAELLTTPKGGMGNGLEIMLDVQQDEYLPVWRDMEETPFEVGVRVQIHSQEEPPTIDQLGFGAAPGYQTFVSCQQQRLSFLPPPWGDCSSASVDPDFEPEPSGPLGAPSPSPGPHPPYSLMGCRLACETRYVARKCGCRMMHMPGGAPVCSPQQYKDCANPALDAMLRKDACTCPNPCASTRYAKELSMVRIPSRAAARYLARKHNRSEAYISENVLVLDIFFEALNYETVEQKKAYEVSELLGDIGGQMGLFIGASLLTILEILDYLCEVFRDRVLGYFQNRKHSQRHSSTNLLQEGLGSHRTPGPHLSLGPRQTSQAKVSLIQAQEDLCQPAASV, encoded by the exons ATGGCTtggcctggggccccagggacctTCCCTGCCCCCCAGACTGCTCTGCGGGGCCCCCGGCCCCCTTGCTGCTGTAACCCAATCCTCTGCGGCAGCTCCGGCTCGGCAGAGCAGCTTCCAGCAGAGCGGGCCCTGCTTCCCACGTCAGCTGCGCCCTACCGGGGCTCTCCTGCCGAGCACCCCCCAGGGCCAGTGGCCAGCGCTGAGCCTAGCAGAGCCCCAGCTCCTTTGCTCCCGGAGACCGTCGTGCCCACCCTGCTGCTCCAGTGCTTCTCCACCTCTTG ccctgagccacaggcctCAGCCATGAAGCCCCATCCTAGGCCAGAGGAGGCCCGGAGGCCAGCCTCGGACATCCGTGTGTTCGCCAGCAGCTGCACGCTGCACGGGCTGGGCCACATCTTTGGCCCTGGGGGCTTGACACCTCGCCGAGGGTTGTGGGCTGCAGCCGTGCTCCTGTCACTAGCCACCTTCCTCTACCAGGTGGCTGAGCGGGTGCGCTACTACGGGGAGTTCCACCACGAGACGGCCCTGGACGAGCACGAAAGCCACCGGCTCACCTTCCCTGCCATCACCCTGTGCAACATCAACCCGCTGCGCCGCTCCCGCCTCACACCCAACGACCTGCACTGGGccgggcctgcgctgctgggcgtggagcctgctgagCACGCCGCCTTCCTGCGTGCCCTGGGCCGGTCCCCTGCACCGCCCGGCTTCATGCCCAGTCCCACCTTTGACATGGCGCGACTGTACGCCAGGGCCGGGCACAGCCTGGAGGACATGCTGCTGGACTGTCGCTACCGAGGCTGGCCGTGCGGGCCCGAGAACTTCACCGTG ATCTTCACCCGGATGGGTCAGTGCTACACCTTTAACTCTGGCGCAGATGGGGCCGAGCTTCTCACTACTCCCAAGGGCGGCATGGGCAATGGGCTGGAGATCATGCTGGATGTGCAGCAGGATGAGTATCTGCCTGTGTGGAGGGACATGG AGGAGACCCCGTTCGAGGTGGGGGTCCGAGTGCAGATCCACAGTCAGGAGGAGCCGCCCACCATCGACCAGCTGGGCTTCGGGGCAGCCCCTGGCTACCAGACCTTCGTGTCCTGCCAGCAGCAGCGA CTGAGCTTCCTGCCACCGCCTTGGGGCGACTGCAGCTCCGCTTCTGTGGACCCCGATTTTGAGCCCGAACCTTCTGGTCCCCTgggtgcccccagccccagcccaggtcCCCACCCTCCCTATAGTCTAATGGGGTGTCGCTTGGCCTGTGAGACCCGCTATGTGGCTCGGAAATGTGGCTGCCGAATGATGCATATGCCTG gcggCGCGCCCGTGTGCAGCCCCCAGCAGTACAAGGACTGCGCCAACCCGGCGCTCG ACGCCATGCTGCGCAAGGACGCGTGCACCTGCCCCAACCCGTGCGCCAGCACGCGCTACGCCAAGGAGCTCTCCATGGTGCGGATCCCGAGCCGCGCCGCCGCCCGCTACCTGGCCCGGAAACACAACCGCAGCGAGGCCTACATCTC AGAGAACGTGCTGGTGCTGGACATCTTCTTTGAGGCCCTCAACTATGAGACCGTGGAGCAGAAGAAGGCCTATGAAGTGTCAGAACTGCTTG GTGACATTGGGGGCCAGATGGGGCTGTTCATCGGGGCCAGCCTGCTCACCATCCTCGAGATCCTGGACTACCTCTGTGAG GTGTTCCGagacagggtcctgggatacttCCAGAACCGAAAGCACTCCCAAAGGCATTCTAGCACCAATCTG CTTCAGGAAGGGCTGGGCAGCCACCGAACCCCAGGTCCCCACCTCAGCCTGGGCCCCAG GCAGACTAGTCAGGCCAAGGTCAGCCTTATTCAGGCACAAGAAGACCTCTGCCAGCCAGCAGCCAGTGTCTGA
- the ASIC3 gene encoding acid-sensing ion channel 3 isoform X4, with product MAWPGAPGTFPAPQTALRGPRPPCCCNPILCGSSGSAEQLPAERALLPTSAAPYRGSPAEHPPGPVASAEPSRAPAPLLPETVVPTLLLQCFSTSCPEPQASAMKPHPRPEEARRPASDIRVFASSCTLHGLGHIFGPGGLTPRRGLWAAAVLLSLATFLYQVAERVRYYGEFHHETALDEHESHRLTFPAITLCNINPLRRSRLTPNDLHWAGPALLGVEPAEHAAFLRALGRSPAPPGFMPSPTFDMARLYARAGHSLEDMLLDCRYRGWPCGPENFTVIFTRMGQCYTFNSGADGAELLTTPKGGMGNGLEIMLDVQQDEYLPVWRDMEETPFEVGVRVQIHSQEEPPTIDQLGFGAAPGYQTFVSCQQQRLSFLPPPWGDCSSASVDPDFEPEPSGPLGAPSPSPGPHPPYSLMGCRLACETRYVARKCGCRMMHMPGGAPVCSPQQYKDCANPALDAMLRKDACTCPNPCASTRYAKELSMVRIPSRAAARYLARKHNRSEAYISENVLVLDIFFEALNYETVEQKKAYEVSELLGDIGGQMGLFIGASLLTILEILDYLCELQEGLGSHRTPGPHLSLGPRQTSQAKVSLIQAQEDLCQPAASV from the exons ATGGCTtggcctggggccccagggacctTCCCTGCCCCCCAGACTGCTCTGCGGGGCCCCCGGCCCCCTTGCTGCTGTAACCCAATCCTCTGCGGCAGCTCCGGCTCGGCAGAGCAGCTTCCAGCAGAGCGGGCCCTGCTTCCCACGTCAGCTGCGCCCTACCGGGGCTCTCCTGCCGAGCACCCCCCAGGGCCAGTGGCCAGCGCTGAGCCTAGCAGAGCCCCAGCTCCTTTGCTCCCGGAGACCGTCGTGCCCACCCTGCTGCTCCAGTGCTTCTCCACCTCTTG ccctgagccacaggcctCAGCCATGAAGCCCCATCCTAGGCCAGAGGAGGCCCGGAGGCCAGCCTCGGACATCCGTGTGTTCGCCAGCAGCTGCACGCTGCACGGGCTGGGCCACATCTTTGGCCCTGGGGGCTTGACACCTCGCCGAGGGTTGTGGGCTGCAGCCGTGCTCCTGTCACTAGCCACCTTCCTCTACCAGGTGGCTGAGCGGGTGCGCTACTACGGGGAGTTCCACCACGAGACGGCCCTGGACGAGCACGAAAGCCACCGGCTCACCTTCCCTGCCATCACCCTGTGCAACATCAACCCGCTGCGCCGCTCCCGCCTCACACCCAACGACCTGCACTGGGccgggcctgcgctgctgggcgtggagcctgctgagCACGCCGCCTTCCTGCGTGCCCTGGGCCGGTCCCCTGCACCGCCCGGCTTCATGCCCAGTCCCACCTTTGACATGGCGCGACTGTACGCCAGGGCCGGGCACAGCCTGGAGGACATGCTGCTGGACTGTCGCTACCGAGGCTGGCCGTGCGGGCCCGAGAACTTCACCGTG ATCTTCACCCGGATGGGTCAGTGCTACACCTTTAACTCTGGCGCAGATGGGGCCGAGCTTCTCACTACTCCCAAGGGCGGCATGGGCAATGGGCTGGAGATCATGCTGGATGTGCAGCAGGATGAGTATCTGCCTGTGTGGAGGGACATGG AGGAGACCCCGTTCGAGGTGGGGGTCCGAGTGCAGATCCACAGTCAGGAGGAGCCGCCCACCATCGACCAGCTGGGCTTCGGGGCAGCCCCTGGCTACCAGACCTTCGTGTCCTGCCAGCAGCAGCGA CTGAGCTTCCTGCCACCGCCTTGGGGCGACTGCAGCTCCGCTTCTGTGGACCCCGATTTTGAGCCCGAACCTTCTGGTCCCCTgggtgcccccagccccagcccaggtcCCCACCCTCCCTATAGTCTAATGGGGTGTCGCTTGGCCTGTGAGACCCGCTATGTGGCTCGGAAATGTGGCTGCCGAATGATGCATATGCCTG gcggCGCGCCCGTGTGCAGCCCCCAGCAGTACAAGGACTGCGCCAACCCGGCGCTCG ACGCCATGCTGCGCAAGGACGCGTGCACCTGCCCCAACCCGTGCGCCAGCACGCGCTACGCCAAGGAGCTCTCCATGGTGCGGATCCCGAGCCGCGCCGCCGCCCGCTACCTGGCCCGGAAACACAACCGCAGCGAGGCCTACATCTC AGAGAACGTGCTGGTGCTGGACATCTTCTTTGAGGCCCTCAACTATGAGACCGTGGAGCAGAAGAAGGCCTATGAAGTGTCAGAACTGCTTG GTGACATTGGGGGCCAGATGGGGCTGTTCATCGGGGCCAGCCTGCTCACCATCCTCGAGATCCTGGACTACCTCTGTGAG CTTCAGGAAGGGCTGGGCAGCCACCGAACCCCAGGTCCCCACCTCAGCCTGGGCCCCAG GCAGACTAGTCAGGCCAAGGTCAGCCTTATTCAGGCACAAGAAGACCTCTGCCAGCCAGCAGCCAGTGTCTGA
- the ASIC3 gene encoding acid-sensing ion channel 3 isoform X3 translates to MAWPGAPGTFPAPQTALRGPRPPCCCNPILCGSSGSAEQLPAERALLPTSAAPYRGSPAEHPPGPVASAEPSRAPAPLLPETVVPTLLLQCFSTSCPEPQASAMKPHPRPEEARRPASDIRVFASSCTLHGLGHIFGPGGLTPRRGLWAAAVLLSLATFLYQVAERVRYYGEFHHETALDEHESHRLTFPAITLCNINPLRRSRLTPNDLHWAGPALLGVEPAEHAAFLRALGRSPAPPGFMPSPTFDMARLYARAGHSLEDMLLDCRYRGWPCGPENFTVIFTRMGQCYTFNSGADGAELLTTPKGGMGNGLEIMLDVQQDEYLPVWRDMEETPFEVGVRVQIHSQEEPPTIDQLGFGAAPGYQTFVSCQQQRLSFLPPPWGDCSSASVDPDFEPEPSGPLGAPSPSPGPHPPYSLMGCRLACETRYVARKCGCRMMHMPGGAPVCSPQQYKDCANPALDAMLRKDACTCPNPCASTRYAKELSMVRIPSRAAARYLARKHNRSEAYISENVLVLDIFFEALNYETVEQKKAYEVSELLGDIGGQMGLFIGASLLTILEILDYLCELQEGLGSHRTPGPHLSLGPRPSTPPCAVAKTLSASHRTCYLVTRL, encoded by the exons ATGGCTtggcctggggccccagggacctTCCCTGCCCCCCAGACTGCTCTGCGGGGCCCCCGGCCCCCTTGCTGCTGTAACCCAATCCTCTGCGGCAGCTCCGGCTCGGCAGAGCAGCTTCCAGCAGAGCGGGCCCTGCTTCCCACGTCAGCTGCGCCCTACCGGGGCTCTCCTGCCGAGCACCCCCCAGGGCCAGTGGCCAGCGCTGAGCCTAGCAGAGCCCCAGCTCCTTTGCTCCCGGAGACCGTCGTGCCCACCCTGCTGCTCCAGTGCTTCTCCACCTCTTG ccctgagccacaggcctCAGCCATGAAGCCCCATCCTAGGCCAGAGGAGGCCCGGAGGCCAGCCTCGGACATCCGTGTGTTCGCCAGCAGCTGCACGCTGCACGGGCTGGGCCACATCTTTGGCCCTGGGGGCTTGACACCTCGCCGAGGGTTGTGGGCTGCAGCCGTGCTCCTGTCACTAGCCACCTTCCTCTACCAGGTGGCTGAGCGGGTGCGCTACTACGGGGAGTTCCACCACGAGACGGCCCTGGACGAGCACGAAAGCCACCGGCTCACCTTCCCTGCCATCACCCTGTGCAACATCAACCCGCTGCGCCGCTCCCGCCTCACACCCAACGACCTGCACTGGGccgggcctgcgctgctgggcgtggagcctgctgagCACGCCGCCTTCCTGCGTGCCCTGGGCCGGTCCCCTGCACCGCCCGGCTTCATGCCCAGTCCCACCTTTGACATGGCGCGACTGTACGCCAGGGCCGGGCACAGCCTGGAGGACATGCTGCTGGACTGTCGCTACCGAGGCTGGCCGTGCGGGCCCGAGAACTTCACCGTG ATCTTCACCCGGATGGGTCAGTGCTACACCTTTAACTCTGGCGCAGATGGGGCCGAGCTTCTCACTACTCCCAAGGGCGGCATGGGCAATGGGCTGGAGATCATGCTGGATGTGCAGCAGGATGAGTATCTGCCTGTGTGGAGGGACATGG AGGAGACCCCGTTCGAGGTGGGGGTCCGAGTGCAGATCCACAGTCAGGAGGAGCCGCCCACCATCGACCAGCTGGGCTTCGGGGCAGCCCCTGGCTACCAGACCTTCGTGTCCTGCCAGCAGCAGCGA CTGAGCTTCCTGCCACCGCCTTGGGGCGACTGCAGCTCCGCTTCTGTGGACCCCGATTTTGAGCCCGAACCTTCTGGTCCCCTgggtgcccccagccccagcccaggtcCCCACCCTCCCTATAGTCTAATGGGGTGTCGCTTGGCCTGTGAGACCCGCTATGTGGCTCGGAAATGTGGCTGCCGAATGATGCATATGCCTG gcggCGCGCCCGTGTGCAGCCCCCAGCAGTACAAGGACTGCGCCAACCCGGCGCTCG ACGCCATGCTGCGCAAGGACGCGTGCACCTGCCCCAACCCGTGCGCCAGCACGCGCTACGCCAAGGAGCTCTCCATGGTGCGGATCCCGAGCCGCGCCGCCGCCCGCTACCTGGCCCGGAAACACAACCGCAGCGAGGCCTACATCTC AGAGAACGTGCTGGTGCTGGACATCTTCTTTGAGGCCCTCAACTATGAGACCGTGGAGCAGAAGAAGGCCTATGAAGTGTCAGAACTGCTTG GTGACATTGGGGGCCAGATGGGGCTGTTCATCGGGGCCAGCCTGCTCACCATCCTCGAGATCCTGGACTACCTCTGTGAG CTTCAGGAAGGGCTGGGCAGCCACCGAACCCCAGGTCCCCACCTCAGCCTGGGCCCCAG GCCTTCCACTCCTCCCTGTGCTGTTGCCAAGACTCTGTCTGCCTCCCACCGCACCTGCTACCTCGTCACCCGGCTCTAG
- the ASIC3 gene encoding acid-sensing ion channel 3 isoform X1 — MAWPGAPGTFPAPQTALRGPRPPCCCNPILCGSSGSAEQLPAERALLPTSAAPYRGSPAEHPPGPVASAEPSRAPAPLLPETVVPTLLLQCFSTSCPEPQASAMKPHPRPEEARRPASDIRVFASSCTLHGLGHIFGPGGLTPRRGLWAAAVLLSLATFLYQVAERVRYYGEFHHETALDEHESHRLTFPAITLCNINPLRRSRLTPNDLHWAGPALLGVEPAEHAAFLRALGRSPAPPGFMPSPTFDMARLYARAGHSLEDMLLDCRYRGWPCGPENFTVIFTRMGQCYTFNSGADGAELLTTPKGGMGNGLEIMLDVQQDEYLPVWRDMEETPFEVGVRVQIHSQEEPPTIDQLGFGAAPGYQTFVSCQQQRLSFLPPPWGDCSSASVDPDFEPEPSGPLGAPSPSPGPHPPYSLMGCRLACETRYVARKCGCRMMHMPGGAPVCSPQQYKDCANPALDAMLRKDACTCPNPCASTRYAKELSMVRIPSRAAARYLARKHNRSEAYISENVLVLDIFFEALNYETVEQKKAYEVSELLGDIGGQMGLFIGASLLTILEILDYLCEVFRDRVLGYFQNRKHSQRHSSTNLLQEGLGSHRTPGPHLSLGPRPSTPPCAVAKTLSASHRTCYLVTRL; from the exons ATGGCTtggcctggggccccagggacctTCCCTGCCCCCCAGACTGCTCTGCGGGGCCCCCGGCCCCCTTGCTGCTGTAACCCAATCCTCTGCGGCAGCTCCGGCTCGGCAGAGCAGCTTCCAGCAGAGCGGGCCCTGCTTCCCACGTCAGCTGCGCCCTACCGGGGCTCTCCTGCCGAGCACCCCCCAGGGCCAGTGGCCAGCGCTGAGCCTAGCAGAGCCCCAGCTCCTTTGCTCCCGGAGACCGTCGTGCCCACCCTGCTGCTCCAGTGCTTCTCCACCTCTTG ccctgagccacaggcctCAGCCATGAAGCCCCATCCTAGGCCAGAGGAGGCCCGGAGGCCAGCCTCGGACATCCGTGTGTTCGCCAGCAGCTGCACGCTGCACGGGCTGGGCCACATCTTTGGCCCTGGGGGCTTGACACCTCGCCGAGGGTTGTGGGCTGCAGCCGTGCTCCTGTCACTAGCCACCTTCCTCTACCAGGTGGCTGAGCGGGTGCGCTACTACGGGGAGTTCCACCACGAGACGGCCCTGGACGAGCACGAAAGCCACCGGCTCACCTTCCCTGCCATCACCCTGTGCAACATCAACCCGCTGCGCCGCTCCCGCCTCACACCCAACGACCTGCACTGGGccgggcctgcgctgctgggcgtggagcctgctgagCACGCCGCCTTCCTGCGTGCCCTGGGCCGGTCCCCTGCACCGCCCGGCTTCATGCCCAGTCCCACCTTTGACATGGCGCGACTGTACGCCAGGGCCGGGCACAGCCTGGAGGACATGCTGCTGGACTGTCGCTACCGAGGCTGGCCGTGCGGGCCCGAGAACTTCACCGTG ATCTTCACCCGGATGGGTCAGTGCTACACCTTTAACTCTGGCGCAGATGGGGCCGAGCTTCTCACTACTCCCAAGGGCGGCATGGGCAATGGGCTGGAGATCATGCTGGATGTGCAGCAGGATGAGTATCTGCCTGTGTGGAGGGACATGG AGGAGACCCCGTTCGAGGTGGGGGTCCGAGTGCAGATCCACAGTCAGGAGGAGCCGCCCACCATCGACCAGCTGGGCTTCGGGGCAGCCCCTGGCTACCAGACCTTCGTGTCCTGCCAGCAGCAGCGA CTGAGCTTCCTGCCACCGCCTTGGGGCGACTGCAGCTCCGCTTCTGTGGACCCCGATTTTGAGCCCGAACCTTCTGGTCCCCTgggtgcccccagccccagcccaggtcCCCACCCTCCCTATAGTCTAATGGGGTGTCGCTTGGCCTGTGAGACCCGCTATGTGGCTCGGAAATGTGGCTGCCGAATGATGCATATGCCTG gcggCGCGCCCGTGTGCAGCCCCCAGCAGTACAAGGACTGCGCCAACCCGGCGCTCG ACGCCATGCTGCGCAAGGACGCGTGCACCTGCCCCAACCCGTGCGCCAGCACGCGCTACGCCAAGGAGCTCTCCATGGTGCGGATCCCGAGCCGCGCCGCCGCCCGCTACCTGGCCCGGAAACACAACCGCAGCGAGGCCTACATCTC AGAGAACGTGCTGGTGCTGGACATCTTCTTTGAGGCCCTCAACTATGAGACCGTGGAGCAGAAGAAGGCCTATGAAGTGTCAGAACTGCTTG GTGACATTGGGGGCCAGATGGGGCTGTTCATCGGGGCCAGCCTGCTCACCATCCTCGAGATCCTGGACTACCTCTGTGAG GTGTTCCGagacagggtcctgggatacttCCAGAACCGAAAGCACTCCCAAAGGCATTCTAGCACCAATCTG CTTCAGGAAGGGCTGGGCAGCCACCGAACCCCAGGTCCCCACCTCAGCCTGGGCCCCAG GCCTTCCACTCCTCCCTGTGCTGTTGCCAAGACTCTGTCTGCCTCCCACCGCACCTGCTACCTCGTCACCCGGCTCTAG